A stretch of DNA from Alicyclobacillus acidocaldarius subsp. acidocaldarius Tc-4-1:
TGAGCGCTTGAGCGCGATGTACGCGTGCGTGTGCAAAAGCTCTCGGACCTGTTCGAGCGCGGTCTCCACAACGCGCCGCTCATCCGCAGCGGCGGTCAGGGCCCGGCTCATGCGAAACAGCGTCTGCGCGATGCGCGCGCGCTGGCTCGCCTCCTCCGCCCTTCGCCGCATGCTGGAGGCAAGCCCCGCGGTCGTGATGGCCACGACGAGAAACACTGCGAACGACACGAGAAAGCGGAGATCGCTCACGGCGTAGCTGAAGATGGGCGGCACAAAGAAGAAATCGAACGACATGAGGCCAAGGCACGCCGCGAACACGCCGGGCCAAAGGCCGTACACGGCCGACGCGACCACCACCGGGATCAGGTACAGCATGGCGATATTGACGCGATCGTAGTGAAAGTCGAACAGAAACACGAGGCCCGTGAGGAGGGCGTCCATGCCGCAAACGGCAGCGTACGCCCAGAGGGCGCGGGGGCGAGGCAGAGAGGGCTCCCCTTGGCGCCCTTCCTGCCACCACGTGGGCCAACGGACGTTCAGAATCTGCCATTTCGGGGTAAATCGCACGCGGATCCACTCCGTTCGGCGCGCATGCCGCAACTCGTCTCTAGAGAAGGGTAGCGCGCGAGAGGGGCCTTGCCAACGATTTTTATGCATTTTTTACGCCGTCCGAGCGGAATCAACATCCGAAACCTCACGAGCCGCTGGATAGACTGCGGAGTGTCGGTTGGGAGGAGGGAGTCTCGTGGAGGACATCGCGTCCGTCGCACTGTTTTTGACCGTGTTCGCCATCTTGTACGTCATTCACCGATCCTTCGATCGCTCGTAGGAGGTCGTGACCATGTGGTTTTTGCTCATGCTCTCCATCGCGGTGATGGTCTATCTCGTGTACGTGATGTTCCATCCGGAAAAGTTCTGAAGTCCTCGCGCTCGCTTCGAGGGCGCAATGGGAAAGGGAGGAACTCCGTGTGACCGCATCCGGCATCTTCGCGATTTTTCTCGTGGTGCTCGCGCTCGTCGCGTGCGGGTGGCCGCTCGGCGGCTACATCTATCGAACCTTCGCGGGCGAACGCACGTGGACGGACGCCGTGGCGGTGCCCGTCGAGCGGGCCATCTACCGGCTCATCGGCGTCAATCCGGACGTGGAGATGGACTGGAAGGCGTACCTGCGCGCCATGATGGTGTCCAATCTCGTCATGGCGCTCTTCGCGTACGCCGTATTTCGCCTGCAGGCCGTGCTGCCGCTCAATCCGGCCCATATCCCCGCGATGCCGCCCTATTTGGCGTTCAACACGGCCGCCAGCTTCATCACGAACACCAACTGGCAGAACTACGCTGGCGAGCAGTCGCTGTCGTATCTCAGCCAGATGATCGGCATCACCTTCCTGCAATTCACATCCGCGGCGACCGGGCTTGCGGCGGCCATGGCCTTTCTGCGCGGTCTGAGCCGCCAGAAGACCGACGCGCTCGGCAACTTCTGGGTCGATCTCGTCAGGGTGCACACGCGCCTGCTTCTGCCCGTCGCGGCCATTCTCGCCTTCTTGCTGCTCGCACTCGGCGTCCCCGAGACGCTCTCCGGGCCCGCCGTGGTGCACACGCTTTCCGGGAGCATGCAGACCATCGCGCGCGGGCCGGTGGCCACGCTGGAAGCCATCAAGCAGCTCGGGACGAACGGCGGCGGATTTTTCAATGCCAATTCCGCGCACCCGTTCGAAGATCCGAACGCGTGGACGTGCATCCTCGAGATCATGGGCATGGGGCTCACTCCCACCGCCCTTGTGTTTACCGCGGGGTATTTCCTGCGCAGCCGCCGGTTGGCCATCGTGCTCTGCACGTTGCTCGGCGCCATTTTGCTCGCGGGGGCGTACCTCGTGTACACGTATGAAGCGGCAGGAAACCCCATCCTCGCGCACGCGCTCGGCCTGCACGGCCCGAATATGGAGGGCAAGGAAGTGCGCTTTGGCCTGCCGTTGACCAGCCTGTTCGTCGCCGCCACCACCGCCTACACGACCGGCGCTGTGAACGCGATGCACGACAGCCTGATGCCAATGAGCGGCATGGTCCCTCTTCTCTTCATGATGTTCAACCTGATCTTCGGCGGAAAAGGTGTGGGGCTACTCAACATCCTCATGTTCCTCATCATCGCCGTCTTCATCTCCGGGCTCATGGTTGGACGGACTCCAGAAATTTTCGGCAAGAAAATCGAGGCCCGTGAGATGAAACTCGCGACGGCGGCCATGCTCGTCCACCCGTTTGTCATCCTCGTCCCGACGGCCATCGCCATGGCGCTGCCGAGCGCCCGGGCCTCCATGGGCAACCCTGGGCTGCACGGGTTCACCGAGGTCCTGTACGCGTTCACGTCGGCCGCGGCCAACAACGGCTCGGCCTTCGCGGGGCTGAACGGAAACACGCCCTTTTACAACATCTCCATCGGGCTCGTGATGCTGTTCGGCCGGTACGTGTCCATCATCGCCATGCTCGCCATCGCGGGTTCGCTCGCCGGAAAGGCACGCATCCCCGAGACGTCCGGCACGCTCAAGGTGGACACGTTCGCGTTCGGCTACGTGTTTGTGGCCGTGTTCGTCATCGTCGGCGCCTTGACGTTCTTCCCGTATCTCGCCCTTGGGCCCATTGGCGAACAGCTGCAGCTCGGCTGAAAGGAGAGCAGGTGTGTATGGCTCGAAAAGGTTCGTTCGATCGCGCCCTCGTCCTGCGCGCGTGTGTCGATTCGTTCGTCAAGCTCGATCCGCGCGTCCTGGTGCGCAATCCCGTGATGTTCGTCGTCGAGATCGGCATGCTGGTCACGCTCGCGCTAACTTTGGACCCCAACTTGTTTGGCTCCGCAGCGCGTTCTGGAAGTGCGGCCGGGGCGCGGGGATATGATCTGGCCGTCACCCTGATTCTGTTCATCACACTTCTCTTCGGCAATTTTGCCGAGGCGCTCGCGGAGGGGCGCGGCAAGGTGCAGGCGGAGTCGCTGCGCAGGACGAAGACGGAACTGATGGCGAACGTCCTGCGCGACGGGCGCTACGAGCGCGTTCCAGCGTCCGATCTGCGCAAAGGCGACGTCGTCAAGGTGGTAGCCGGCGAACTCATCCCCGCGGACGGCGAAGTCGTAGAGGGCATCGGCAGCGTGGACGAGTCGGCCATCACCGGCGAATCTGCGCCGGTCATCCGCGGCGCGGGCGGGGATTTCAGCTCCGTCACCGGCGGGACGAAGCTGTTGTCGGATGAGCTTGTCATCCGCGTCACCGCCAATCCCGGCGAGACATTCCTCGACCGGATGATCGCGCTCGTGGAAGGCGCGTCGCGGCAGAAGACGCCAAACGAACTTGCGCTGTCCGTGCTGCTCGCGGGGCTCACGCTCATCTTTCTCATCGTCATCGACTGCCTGCCGCCCATCGCCAAGGGGCTCGGTGCCCACATCGATGTCGCGACGCTCGTGGCGCTTCTCGTCTGCCTGATTCCCACGACCATTGGCGCGCTCCTGTCCGCCATCGGCATCGCGGGCATGGACAGGGTCATACGCTTCAACGTCATCGCCAAATCCGGCAAGGCCGTGGAGGCCGCTGGCGACGTGGATACGCTCATCCTCGACAAAACCGGCACCATCACCATCGGCAACCGGCTCGCGTCCGCGTTTCTCCCGGTGCAGGGCGTCGACGAGCGCGCGCTCGCCGAGAAAGCCGCGTTGTGCTCTCTGTTTGACGAAACGCCCGAAGGCCGTTCCGTCGTCGATCTCGCCAAGCAGCTCGGGCTCACCTTCCGCCGTGAGGACTACGCGGATGCCCGCAACGTCGAGTTTTCAGCGGATACGCGCATGTCCGGCCTTGACCTTCCGGACGGCACGCGTCTTCGCAAAGGCGCCGCCGACGCCATCAAGCGGTACGTCGTGGAACAGGGCGGAGATCTTCCGAGCGATCTCGACGAGGTGGTGGAGCGCGTCGCTAAGGAGGGCGGCACGCCGCTCGTGGTGGCCGAAAACCAGCGCGTCTACGGCGTCATCTACCTCAAGGACATCGTCAAGCCGGGCATCCGCGAGCGGTTTGAGGAACTGCGCAAGATGGGCATCCGGACCATCATGTGCACCGGCGACAACCCGCTCACGGCGGCCACGATTGCCCGGGAGGCAGGCGTTGACGAGTTCGTGGCTGAGGCGAAGCCCGAAGACAAGATGCGCTTGATTCGGCGCGAGCAGGAACAGGGGCGGCTCGTCGCCATGTCCGGCGACGGCACGAACGACGCGCCGGCGCTCGCCCAGGCGGATGTGGGGCTCGCCATGCAGAGCGGCACACAGGCGGCCAAGGAAGCCGCAAACATGGTCGATCTCGACTCGGATCCGACGAAACTCATTGAGGTCGTGGCGATTGGCAAGCAACTCCTCATCACGCGCGGCGCCATCACGACGTTTTCCATTGCGAACGACGTCGCGAAATACTTCGCCATCATCCCGGCGATGTTCACGAGCTTTCTGCCCGCCCTTGGCGCCTTGAACGTGATGCACCTGACGAGCCCGCGGAGCGCCATCCTGTCCGCGCTGATCTTTAACGCCATCATCATCCCGCTGCTCATCCCGCTTGCCATGCGCGGCGTGAAATACCGCCCAACGACCGCGATGCAGCTTTTGATGCGCAATCTGCTGTTGTACGGCGTCGGCGGCGTGATCGCGCCGTTTGTCGGGATCAAAATCATTGACGTCATTCTGCATGCGCTCGGCGCGGTGTGAAGGGGGAAGCGACTGTGATCAACGTGTGGAGAAGCCTTCGGTTCACCCTGGTCTTCGCCGTGCTTTTGGGCATCGTGTACCCGCTCTTCTTCGTGGCCTTGGGGCGAGTGGTGTTCCCGTGGCAGGCCCAGGGAAGCCTCGTCGCGGTCAACGGCCGCACCGTGGGGTCTGAGCTCATCGCGCAACCGTTTCCGCAGCCCATGTGGTTTGAGCCGCGCCCTTCGGCCGTGAACTACAACGCGGATGGATCGGGTGGATCGAATCTTGGGCCCACGAACCCGGCGCTCGTGCAGGAGGTCCGGCAAAACCTGCACGCTGTGCTCCGGCAAAACCTAGGGCTTCAGGTGGATGAGGTTCCTACGAGCATGGTGGAGTCGTCGGGATCGGGGCTGGATCCCGATATCGACTTGCAGGACGCGTATGATCAAATTCCGCGCATCAGCAAAGCCACGGGGCTCTCTGAAGCGTGGCTTCGCTCGCTCGTGCAGCGCGACGCCGAATTCCCGGTGCTCGGCCTGTACGGCGAGCCGATGGTCAACGTCATACAGCTCAATCTCGCCATCTGGGAGAAGCTCCACCCGAGCGCGCGGGTGGCGAGGACGACGTGACGGGGGGCGAGATCACTCGGCCCGCGGGTGATTCGGGGCGCCGAGGGCGTCTGCGGGTGTTCATCGGTGCCGCGCCCGGCGTGGGCAAGACCTACACCATGTTGCGCGAGGCGCGCCGACTGCGGGACGAGGGAACGGACGTGGTCATTGGCTGGGTCGAGACGCACGGCCGTCCCGCGACGGAGAGGATGCTTGAAGGCCTCGAAGTGGTTCCTCCGCGGGTGCTGAAGGTGGGGCAGGCCGCGTTCGAGGAGCCGGATCTCGACGCGATTGTCGCTCGGCGGCCGGAGGTGTGCGTGATCGACGAACTGGCGCA
This window harbors:
- the kdpF gene encoding K(+)-transporting ATPase subunit F, which gives rise to MWFLLMLSIAVMVYLVYVMFHPEKF
- the kdpA gene encoding potassium-transporting ATPase subunit KdpA is translated as MTASGIFAIFLVVLALVACGWPLGGYIYRTFAGERTWTDAVAVPVERAIYRLIGVNPDVEMDWKAYLRAMMVSNLVMALFAYAVFRLQAVLPLNPAHIPAMPPYLAFNTAASFITNTNWQNYAGEQSLSYLSQMIGITFLQFTSAATGLAAAMAFLRGLSRQKTDALGNFWVDLVRVHTRLLLPVAAILAFLLLALGVPETLSGPAVVHTLSGSMQTIARGPVATLEAIKQLGTNGGGFFNANSAHPFEDPNAWTCILEIMGMGLTPTALVFTAGYFLRSRRLAIVLCTLLGAILLAGAYLVYTYEAAGNPILAHALGLHGPNMEGKEVRFGLPLTSLFVAATTAYTTGAVNAMHDSLMPMSGMVPLLFMMFNLIFGGKGVGLLNILMFLIIAVFISGLMVGRTPEIFGKKIEAREMKLATAAMLVHPFVILVPTAIAMALPSARASMGNPGLHGFTEVLYAFTSAAANNGSAFAGLNGNTPFYNISIGLVMLFGRYVSIIAMLAIAGSLAGKARIPETSGTLKVDTFAFGYVFVAVFVIVGALTFFPYLALGPIGEQLQLG
- the kdpB gene encoding potassium-transporting ATPase subunit KdpB — translated: MARKGSFDRALVLRACVDSFVKLDPRVLVRNPVMFVVEIGMLVTLALTLDPNLFGSAARSGSAAGARGYDLAVTLILFITLLFGNFAEALAEGRGKVQAESLRRTKTELMANVLRDGRYERVPASDLRKGDVVKVVAGELIPADGEVVEGIGSVDESAITGESAPVIRGAGGDFSSVTGGTKLLSDELVIRVTANPGETFLDRMIALVEGASRQKTPNELALSVLLAGLTLIFLIVIDCLPPIAKGLGAHIDVATLVALLVCLIPTTIGALLSAIGIAGMDRVIRFNVIAKSGKAVEAAGDVDTLILDKTGTITIGNRLASAFLPVQGVDERALAEKAALCSLFDETPEGRSVVDLAKQLGLTFRREDYADARNVEFSADTRMSGLDLPDGTRLRKGAADAIKRYVVEQGGDLPSDLDEVVERVAKEGGTPLVVAENQRVYGVIYLKDIVKPGIRERFEELRKMGIRTIMCTGDNPLTAATIAREAGVDEFVAEAKPEDKMRLIRREQEQGRLVAMSGDGTNDAPALAQADVGLAMQSGTQAAKEAANMVDLDSDPTKLIEVVAIGKQLLITRGAITTFSIANDVAKYFAIIPAMFTSFLPALGALNVMHLTSPRSAILSALIFNAIIIPLLIPLAMRGVKYRPTTAMQLLMRNLLLYGVGGVIAPFVGIKIIDVILHALGAV
- the kdpC gene encoding potassium-transporting ATPase subunit KdpC gives rise to the protein MINVWRSLRFTLVFAVLLGIVYPLFFVALGRVVFPWQAQGSLVAVNGRTVGSELIAQPFPQPMWFEPRPSAVNYNADGSGGSNLGPTNPALVQEVRQNLHAVLRQNLGLQVDEVPTSMVESSGSGLDPDIDLQDAYDQIPRISKATGLSEAWLRSLVQRDAEFPVLGLYGEPMVNVIQLNLAIWEKLHPSARVARTT